One window of the Posidoniimonas polymericola genome contains the following:
- a CDS encoding type III pantothenate kinase — MDVGNSRVKLGLFERPVECEQAAQAGLLPIAGGALPEPVDTFSFAHVEGEPSGYNALREWLRPHAGIPALLASVHRSAGQATIEALRGCGVDNCRPLVGKQLPIATRVDQPERVGIDRLLAGVAANRLRRPESPAIVVDLGTALTIDLIAADGAFEGGAILPGLRMASRALHDQTDALPDIAMQQLEDSPDAVGRNTVDALRAGLFWGAVGAIREVVARQRDRLTVPPQLYLTGGAAPSVARLLGGPDCTVRYLPHLVLSGVAIASESKPGPAP; from the coding sequence TGTCGGGAACAGCCGGGTCAAGCTCGGCCTATTTGAGCGGCCTGTGGAGTGCGAGCAGGCGGCCCAGGCGGGGCTGCTGCCGATTGCCGGCGGGGCCCTGCCAGAGCCGGTGGACACCTTCAGCTTTGCCCACGTCGAGGGGGAGCCGAGCGGCTACAACGCCCTCCGTGAGTGGCTGCGACCCCACGCCGGCATCCCGGCCCTGCTGGCGTCGGTCCACCGCAGCGCGGGGCAGGCGACCATCGAGGCACTGCGGGGGTGCGGCGTCGACAACTGCCGGCCGCTGGTCGGCAAGCAGCTGCCGATCGCCACCCGGGTCGACCAGCCCGAGCGGGTCGGCATCGACCGGCTGCTGGCGGGCGTGGCGGCCAATCGGCTGCGGCGGCCCGAGTCGCCCGCGATTGTAGTCGACCTCGGCACCGCGCTGACGATCGACCTAATCGCCGCCGACGGGGCGTTCGAGGGGGGGGCGATCCTGCCCGGCCTGCGGATGGCCAGCCGGGCCCTGCACGATCAAACCGACGCGCTGCCGGACATCGCCATGCAGCAGCTCGAGGACTCGCCCGACGCGGTCGGCAGGAACACGGTCGACGCGCTCCGAGCCGGCTTGTTCTGGGGCGCGGTGGGGGCGATCCGCGAGGTGGTCGCCCGCCAACGCGACCGCCTCACCGTCCCGCCGCAGCTGTACCTGACGGGTGGCGCCGCGCCGTCGGTCGCTCGGCTGCTGGGGGGGCCCGACTGCACGGTGCGGTACCTGCCGCACCTAGTGCTGTCGGGGGTGGCGATCGCGTCCGAGTCGAAGCCCGGCCCGGCGCCATGA
- a CDS encoding GTPase, producing MSVRPPTHAPTLATVQTAEGRGAVAVVWVSGPTSVSAVDACFHAANGRPLAEQPVAALRFGRWSSPTGEEVVVTRRGADVEVHCHGGTAAVRAVVRDLIEQGCVESRADAPGLSGVCRATHEAVLALRSALTERTAGVLLDQAEGALEAELRSIADGLGAGDGLERLELLAVWGELGRRLTTPWRVVLAGAPNVGKSSLTNALLGYDRAIVFDQPGTTRDVISADAAVEGWPISLSDTAGLRAADDPTEAAGVELAMRVLDQADLIVDVRDAAAPDQPSVIPGAMAGRRLVVWNKLDRAVCGTAEGGTSEGLGTVATTGRGVPELLAAIAAELVPTVPAAGRAVPVNAVQAGLLRRAADAAAGGDWGAARADVQALLAPADSEFDAS from the coding sequence ATGAGCGTCAGGCCTCCGACCCACGCGCCAACCCTTGCAACGGTTCAGACCGCCGAGGGCCGCGGCGCCGTGGCCGTGGTGTGGGTTAGCGGCCCCACGTCGGTGTCTGCGGTTGACGCCTGCTTCCATGCCGCCAACGGCCGTCCGCTAGCCGAGCAGCCGGTGGCCGCCCTGCGGTTTGGCCGCTGGTCCTCGCCCACCGGCGAAGAGGTGGTCGTGACGCGCCGCGGGGCCGACGTCGAGGTCCACTGTCACGGCGGGACCGCCGCCGTGCGGGCGGTGGTGCGGGACCTGATTGAGCAGGGCTGCGTCGAGAGTCGGGCCGACGCGCCCGGGCTAAGCGGCGTCTGCCGGGCGACGCACGAGGCCGTGCTCGCCCTCCGCAGCGCCCTAACCGAGAGAACCGCGGGCGTGCTGCTGGATCAGGCCGAGGGGGCGCTGGAGGCCGAGCTGCGGTCGATCGCCGACGGCCTGGGCGCCGGCGACGGTTTGGAGCGGCTCGAACTGCTTGCTGTCTGGGGCGAGCTTGGTAGGCGCCTCACGACGCCGTGGCGGGTGGTGCTGGCCGGGGCCCCGAATGTCGGCAAGAGCAGCCTGACGAACGCCCTGTTGGGCTACGACCGGGCGATTGTGTTCGACCAGCCGGGGACCACGCGGGACGTAATTTCGGCGGACGCGGCGGTCGAGGGCTGGCCCATTTCGCTGAGCGACACGGCCGGGCTCCGCGCGGCCGACGACCCGACCGAGGCGGCCGGCGTCGAGCTCGCGATGCGGGTGCTTGACCAGGCCGACCTAATCGTCGACGTCCGCGACGCTGCGGCGCCCGATCAGCCTAGCGTCATCCCAGGGGCGATGGCGGGGCGGCGGCTAGTAGTGTGGAACAAGCTCGACCGAGCGGTTTGCGGAACGGCGGAGGGTGGTACTTCAGAGGGCCTCGGCACGGTCGCCACGACCGGCCGCGGTGTGCCGGAGCTGCTGGCGGCGATCGCGGCGGAGCTAGTTCCCACGGTCCCAGCGGCCGGCCGGGCGGTTCCTGTGAACGCGGTGCAAGCAGGGCTGCTCCGCCGGGCTGCCGACGCAGCGGCGGGGGGTGATTGGGGCGCAGCACGGGCGGACGTGCAGGCGCTGCTGGCGCCGGCCGACAGCGAGTTCGACGCAAGTTGA